The Solibacillus daqui genome has a segment encoding these proteins:
- a CDS encoding GAF domain-containing sensor histidine kinase, with protein MTNNHSNIAILKEIAELLNEETEMIPMLNGALSKFLSGTKFETGWIFFIDEKGKSELVVKQNLPDALSYNECQHLKRGGCWCVSRFRNDELKKASNIIECQRIEGAIEANDGDHNDITHHATVPLQSGQERFGILNVASRNTVRFTDEELDLLESVAFQMGSAIKRIYLTNEQQEIALVQERNRLARDLHDSVNQLLFSVTLTARAGIEMTEQVELKETFKDIQQLTQEALTEMRALIWQLRPKGLESGLIEAIKVYAEMMNLQLSVNVAGVIQLPSRVEETLFRIAQEALNNVRKHSGVTQVQIFINITATDVLLVVKDAGQGFNVDAIDDIPSIGIQSIKDRSQAVGGTADWVSEIGKGTELLVRLPY; from the coding sequence ATGACGAATAATCATTCTAATATTGCAATACTAAAAGAAATTGCTGAGCTGTTAAACGAAGAAACCGAAATGATTCCGATGTTAAACGGCGCATTATCAAAATTTTTAAGCGGGACGAAATTTGAAACAGGCTGGATTTTCTTTATTGATGAAAAGGGAAAATCCGAGCTTGTTGTAAAGCAAAACTTACCCGATGCGCTTAGCTATAATGAGTGTCAGCATTTAAAGCGCGGTGGATGTTGGTGTGTGTCACGTTTCCGCAATGATGAACTAAAAAAAGCTTCGAACATTATCGAATGCCAGCGTATTGAAGGTGCGATTGAAGCAAATGACGGAGATCATAATGACATTACACACCATGCGACAGTGCCATTGCAATCTGGACAAGAACGTTTTGGCATACTCAATGTTGCATCACGCAATACGGTGCGTTTTACGGATGAGGAGCTTGATTTACTCGAATCCGTTGCGTTTCAAATGGGCTCGGCCATTAAGCGTATTTATTTAACAAATGAGCAGCAAGAAATTGCACTTGTACAGGAACGTAACCGTTTAGCACGTGATTTGCATGATTCTGTTAATCAGCTGTTATTTTCTGTGACATTAACAGCTCGTGCAGGTATTGAAATGACGGAGCAAGTAGAGTTAAAAGAAACGTTCAAAGATATTCAGCAGCTCACACAAGAGGCATTGACAGAAATGCGCGCACTTATTTGGCAATTACGTCCAAAAGGGCTGGAAAGTGGGCTTATTGAAGCAATTAAAGTTTATGCGGAAATGATGAACTTACAATTATCGGTCAATGTAGCAGGTGTTATTCAATTGCCGTCTCGCGTGGAGGAAACACTATTTCGAATCGCGCAAGAGGCACTTAATAACGTACGAAAACATTCCGGTGTAACACAAGTCCAAATTTTCATAAATATAACTGCAACGGATGTATTGCTAGTTGTAAAAGATGCGGGACAGGGCTTTAATGTTGATGCAATCGATGACATTCCATCAATTGGGATTCAGTCAATAAAAGATCGTTCGCAAGCGGTTGGTGGAACGGCGGATTGGGTAAGTGAGATTGGTAAAGGGACAGAGCTATTAGTCCGCTTGCCGTATTAG
- a CDS encoding carbon-nitrogen hydrolase family protein: MTDALDISKFEKPMIIRNMTTEDIEAILEIQRLSFPGMEPWERAHLYSHLTIFPEGQIVAELDGKVIGSCSSLRINFDEYDDRHTWNDITDNGFITNHDPNGYNLYGIEVMVHPKYRRMKVGHRLYEARKDLARSFNLKSIIIGGRIPNFHVHSEEMSPRDYVDAVSRHKIYDPVLTFQMMNGFILMRINPNYLSDDIASGKYATLMEWNNVDYRPHSKRHFKTSYPVRICVVQYMMRAIDSFEDFAKQCEYFVDVGSDAGSDFVVFPEIFTTQLMSFLNEKSPSQAVRKLTKYTPEYMELFTSLAVRYNVNIIGGSHFVEEEDEEIYNIAYLFRRDGTIEKQYKVHITPNERKWWGISSGDKVEVFDTDCGKIAIQICYDIEFPELARIATDMGANIIFTPFCTEDRQGYLRVRYCAQARAVENQIYTVISGTVGNLPETENMDIQYAQSGIFAPSDFEFARDGIVGETSPNLEMVLIGDVDLEILRRQRQDGTVKHLKDRRHDVYRVDYLK; encoded by the coding sequence ATGACTGATGCTTTAGACATTTCGAAATTTGAAAAACCAATGATTATTCGTAATATGACAACAGAGGATATTGAAGCAATTTTAGAAATTCAGCGCTTATCGTTTCCTGGCATGGAACCATGGGAACGTGCGCATTTATATAGTCACTTAACGATTTTTCCGGAAGGGCAAATCGTAGCAGAATTGGACGGCAAGGTAATTGGTTCTTGTTCGAGTTTACGAATCAACTTTGATGAATACGATGACCGACATACGTGGAATGATATTACCGATAATGGCTTTATCACGAATCATGATCCAAATGGCTATAATTTGTACGGCATTGAAGTGATGGTCCACCCAAAGTATCGGCGTATGAAGGTAGGCCATCGTTTATACGAAGCACGAAAAGATTTAGCACGTTCATTTAATTTGAAATCAATTATTATCGGGGGACGGATTCCGAATTTTCATGTGCATTCAGAGGAAATGAGTCCTCGTGATTATGTGGACGCGGTTAGCCGCCATAAAATTTATGATCCAGTGTTAACGTTTCAAATGATGAATGGTTTTATTTTGATGCGTATTAATCCGAATTATTTATCGGACGATATTGCTTCAGGGAAGTATGCAACTTTAATGGAATGGAATAATGTTGATTATCGTCCGCATTCGAAACGCCATTTTAAAACGAGCTATCCTGTACGTATTTGTGTCGTACAATACATGATGCGTGCAATTGATTCGTTTGAAGATTTTGCTAAGCAATGTGAGTATTTTGTGGACGTTGGCTCAGATGCAGGTTCGGACTTTGTTGTATTTCCGGAAATTTTTACAACACAGCTGATGAGCTTTTTAAATGAAAAGTCTCCTTCACAGGCAGTGCGTAAATTAACGAAATATACACCGGAATATATGGAGTTGTTTACGAGCTTAGCGGTTCGATACAACGTGAACATTATTGGCGGCTCACATTTTGTAGAGGAAGAGGACGAAGAAATCTATAATATTGCGTATTTATTTAGACGTGATGGAACGATTGAAAAGCAGTATAAGGTGCATATTACGCCAAATGAACGTAAATGGTGGGGTATAAGCAGTGGTGATAAAGTAGAAGTGTTCGATACGGATTGTGGTAAAATTGCGATTCAAATTTGTTATGATATTGAATTTCCAGAGCTTGCACGAATTGCAACGGATATGGGGGCCAATATTATTTTCACACCATTTTGTACCGAGGACCGTCAGGGCTATTTACGCGTGCGTTATTGTGCACAGGCCCGCGCAGTGGAAAATCAAATTTACACCGTTATTTCGGGAACGGTTGGTAACTTACCGGAAACGGAAAACATGGATATTCAGTATGCTCAGTCTGGTATTTTTGCGCCAAGTGATTTTGAATTTGCGCGCGATGGCATTGTAGGTGAAACAAGTCCGAATTTAGAGATGGTACTCATTGGTGATGTTGATTTGGAAATCCTGCGTCGTCAGCGCCAAGACGGAACGGTGAAACACTTAAAAGATCGTCGCCATGATGTGTACCGTGTCGATTATTTGAAATAA
- a CDS encoding disulfide oxidoreductase, which yields MSKKLENALLMIWVVSLTATLGSLYFSEIRGYEPCTLCWYQRIIMYPIVLIGTIAYIQKNAKIALTTAVFSCIGAATSLYHYSLQKLDFLQDSAPACGRVPCTGEYINWLGFITIPFLALTAFVIIAATSFYMLKVLKEEK from the coding sequence ATGTCAAAAAAACTTGAAAATGCCTTGCTTATGATTTGGGTCGTGTCATTAACAGCGACACTTGGATCATTGTATTTTTCTGAAATACGAGGCTACGAACCATGTACCCTTTGCTGGTACCAACGCATCATCATGTATCCAATCGTCCTTATTGGCACCATTGCTTACATTCAAAAAAATGCAAAAATTGCATTAACAACGGCTGTATTTTCTTGTATTGGGGCGGCAACATCTCTTTACCATTACAGCTTACAAAAGCTTGATTTTTTACAAGATTCAGCACCTGCATGTGGTCGTGTACCATGTACCGGAGAATATATTAACTGGCTAGGGTTTATTACGATTCCATTTTTAGCATTAACGGCTTTCGTTATTATTGCCGCAACTAGTTTTTATATGTTAAAAGTTTTGAAGGAGGAGAAATAA
- a CDS encoding thioredoxin family protein has product MKKLAIVGAVVVLLFAGIIVLTNMKNADKLKDNPYGTNELRQSTIDLLGDKNYQNIILPDALADKIASGEGVVGYFFSPECSHCKNYTPKMMPIAEELNIQIDQLNVLEYQDAWNTYNITATPTMIYFENGEEVARVEGDAPNETTRQFFNDIVLK; this is encoded by the coding sequence ATGAAGAAACTTGCAATTGTTGGCGCAGTCGTAGTCTTATTATTTGCTGGGATTATCGTCCTAACAAACATGAAAAATGCTGACAAACTTAAAGATAATCCATACGGTACAAATGAATTAAGACAATCTACAATCGATTTATTAGGTGATAAAAACTATCAAAACATCATTCTACCGGATGCATTAGCAGACAAAATCGCTTCAGGTGAAGGTGTTGTTGGTTATTTCTTTAGCCCAGAGTGTTCTCACTGTAAAAACTACACACCGAAAATGATGCCAATTGCTGAAGAACTAAACATTCAAATTGACCAATTAAACGTATTAGAATACCAAGATGCTTGGAACACATACAATATCACTGCAACACCAACAATGATTTATTTCGAAAATGGTGAAGAAGTAGCACGTGTTGAAGGCGATGCGCCAAATGAAACAACGCGTCAATTCTTTAACGATATTGTGTTAAAATAA